A region from the Medicago truncatula cultivar Jemalong A17 chromosome 6, MtrunA17r5.0-ANR, whole genome shotgun sequence genome encodes:
- the LOC25495955 gene encoding UDP-glycosyltransferase 1, whose product MKDTIVLYPALGSGHLMSMIELGKLIVTHHPSFFITILILTPPNKNTLSPQEQYIASVSSTFPSINFHYIPLISPPTTLPPPPLLTLELSHQSNNYVHNILQSISKTTNLKGVILDFLTYNASKVTTKLEIPTYFYFTSGAIVLALFLHYPTIHQNATKPIKDLHTPLRIPGLPKNISTDDYPDEAEFFLESAKTMRQCDGVIVNTFDAIEGKANKALNEGLYIPDGTTPSIFCIGPLITASYGEDENECLSWLESQSSQSVVLLSFGSMGRFSKAQLNEIALGLEISEQRFLWVVRSELDLEEQSLDELLPEGFLERTKQKGMVARNWAPQGAILKHDSIGGFVTHCGWNSVLEAICEGVPMVAWPLYAEQRLNKVILVDEMKVALELKDSKDGFVSGTELGDRIKELMDSDKGKEIRKIIFKMKISAKEAREEGGSSLVALNNLAQLWKQKKQPSMAN is encoded by the coding sequence ATGAAGGACACTATTGTTCTCTACCCTGCTCTTGGTAGTGGACACTTGATGTCCATGATTGAATTAGGCAAACTCATAGTAACTCATCACCCTTCATTTTTCATCACAATTTTAATTCTTACACCACCCAACAAAAACACCCTTTCTCCACAAGAACAATACATAGCCTCAGTTTCTTCCACATTCCCTTCAATCAATTTTCATTACATTCCTCTAATTTCACCCCCCACAACACTTCCACCACCACCTTTACTTACCCTTGAGCTCTCTCACCAAAGCAATAACTATGTTCACAATATTCTCCAATCCATTTCCAAAACCACAAACCTCAAAGGAGTTATCTTAGATTTTCTCACATATAATGCCTCGAAAGTCACTACAAAGCTTGAAATTCCCACTTACTTTTACTTCACTTCAGGTGCTATTGTTTTAGCCCTTTTCCTTCACTATCCAACTATTCACCAAAATGCTACAAAACCCATTAAGGATCTCCATACGCCTCTTCGAATTCCTGGGttaccaaaaaatatttcaacagaTGATTACCCTGATGAAGCCGAGTTTTTCCTTGAATCGGCAAAAACTATGAGGCAATGTGATGGGGTTATTGTGAACACTTTTGATGCTATTGAGGGAAAAGCTAATAAAGCTTTGAATGAAGGATTATATATTCCTGATGGAACTACTCCATCCATTTTTTGTATTGGACCATTGATTACCGCTTCTTAtggagaagatgaaaatgagtgTCTAAGTTGGCTCGAGTCGCAATCTAGTCAAAGCGTCGTGTTGTTAAGTTTTGGAAGCATGGGAAGATTTTCTAAGGCTCAGTTGAATGAGATAGCACTTGGATTGGAAATAAGTGAGCAAAGATTCTTGTGGGTTGTTAGGAGTGAGTTGGACTTAGAGGAGCAAAGTTTGGACGAGTTGCTTCCTGAAGGGTTTTTGGAGAGGACAAAGCAAAAGGGAATGGTGGCAAGAAATTGGGCACCACAAGGTGCAATATTAAAGCATGACTCGATTGGTGGATTCGTGACACATTGTGGATGGAACTCGGTGTTGGAAGCTATTTGTGAAGGAGTGCCTATGGTGGCGTGGCCATTATATGCAGAACAAAGGCTGAACAAGGTGATTTTGGTTGACGAGATGAAGGTTGCTTTGGAACTGAAGGATTCAAAAGACGGGTTTGTGAGTGGAACCGAGTTAGGGGATCGAATTAAGGAATTAATGGACTCCGATAAAGGGAAAGAGATtaggaaaattattttcaagatGAAAATAAGTGCTAAAGAGGCAAGAGAAGAAGGTGGAAGTTCACTTGTTGCTTTGAATAATCTGGCACAGTTGTGGAAGCAGAAGAAGCAACCTAGTATGGCGAATTGA
- the LOC25495952 gene encoding protein ROOT PRIMORDIUM DEFECTIVE 1 yields MRVFIFRISNFFKQNLQLIHHHQYNPNPNFSSIREFSQSTSIPKKQQRIRDHGYDNYMEIEKKTRKVLKFQNLILSEPNQSIPIPRLETQAHRIGFTRHEAIAFILKFPHVFEIFEHPVQRILFCRLTRKAILQIEQERLALADQVERAVTRLRKMIMMSNGLRLRLEHVRIARSALGLPDDFEYSVVLRYPEFFRLVDAKETRNKYIELVEFDPKLAKCAIEDARERVYRERGSEAEDIRFSFLIDFPPGFKISKYFRIAMWKWQRLPYWSPYEDVLGYDLRSIEAQKRMEKRAVATIHELLSLTVEKKITLERIAHFRMAMNLPKKLKEFLLQHQGIFYVSTRGNHGKLHTVFLREAYRKGELVEPNDLYLARRKLVELVLLSPRKARVDRELIGYRRSKLDDEMGQVTRAYVEDACEDFKGGDRVEQGVDEEDGLSSDIGSDVDSANEDDDFDDCVSNEKEIS; encoded by the coding sequence atgcgAGTCTTCATTTTTCGAATCTCAAatttcttcaaacaaaatctCCAATTGATTCATCACCATCAATACAATCCCAATCCCAATTTCAGTTCAATCAGAGAATTTTCACAATCCACCTCAATCCCCAAAAAACAGCAACGAATTCGCGACCATGGTTACGACAATTACATGGAAATCGAGAAGAAAACCCGAAAAGTTCTCAAATTTCAGAACTTGATCCTCTCTGAACCAAACCAATCAATCCCAATTCCTCGTCTCGAAACCCAGGCTCATCGAATTGGCTTCACGCGCCATGAAGCCATCGCGTTTATACTCAAATTCCCGCATGTTTTTGAAATCTTTGAGCACCCGGTTCAACGGATTCTTTTCTGCAGGTTAACCCGGAAGGCGATTCTCCAGATTGAGCAGGAGCGGCTGGCGCTTGCTGATCAGGTTGAACGCGCTGTCACGCGTCTCCGGAAGATGATTATGATGTCGAATGGGCTTAGATTGCGTCTTGAGCATGTGAGGATTGCGCGGTCTGCGTTGGGTTTACCGGATGATTTTGAGTATTCGGTTGTTTTGAGGTATCCGGAGTTTTTTCGATTGGTTGATGCTAAAGAAACTAGGAATAAGTATATTGAGCTTGTTGAATTTGATCCTAAGTTAGCTAAATGTGCAATTGAAGATGCTAGGGAGAGAGTTTATAGAGAGAGAGGTAGTGAAGCTGAAGATAttaggttttcgtttttgattgattttccACCGGGTTTTAAGATTAGTAAGTATTTTAGGATTGCAATGTGGAAATGGCAAAGGTTGCCTTATTGGTCACCTTATGAGGATGTTTTGGGGTATGATTTGAGGTCGATTGAGGCGCAGAAGAGAATGGAGAAAAGGGCTGTTGCCACGATTCATGAATTGTTGTCATTGACTGTTGAGAAGAAGATTACTTTGGAGAGGATTGCACATTTTCGGATGGCGATGAACTTGCCGAAGAAGTTAAAGGAGTTTTTGCTTCAGCATCAGGGGATTTTCTATGTTTCTACCAGAGGGAATCATGGGAAGCTTCATACTGTTTTTCTTAGGGAGGCTTATAGAAAAGGTGAGTTGGTTGAGCCTAATGATTTATATTTGGCGCGACGGAAGCTTGTTGAGCTTGTGTTGTTGAGTCCCCGGAAAGCTAGGGTTGATAGGGAATTGATTGGGTATAGGAGGAGCAAGTTAGATGATGAAATGGGGCAAGTAACAAGAGCTTATGTCGAGGATGCTTGTGAAGATTTTAAGGGTGGAGATCGTGTAGAGCAAGGTGTGGATGAAGAAGATGGTTTGTCATCAGATATTGGTTCTGATGTAGATTCTGCAAATGaggatgatgattttgatgattgtGTGTCAAATGAAAAGGAAATCTCTTGA
- the LOC120580856 gene encoding protein ROOT PRIMORDIUM DEFECTIVE 1: MNLPKKLKEFLLQHLGICYVSTRENHGKLHTVFLREAYRKGELVEPNDLYLARRKLVELVLLSPRKARVDRELIGYRRSKLDDEMGQVTRAYVEDACEDFKGGDRVEQGVDEEDGLSSDIGSDVDSANEDDDFDDCVSNEKEIS, translated from the coding sequence aTGAACTTGCCGAAGAAGTTAAAGGAGTTTTTGCTTCAGCATTTGGGGATTTGCTATGTTTCTACCAGAGAGAATCATGGGAAGCTTCATACTGTTTTTCTTAGGGAGGCTTATAGGAAAGGTGAGTTGGTTGAGCCTAATGATTTATATTTGGCGCGACGGAAGCTTGTTGAGCTTGTGTTGTTGAGTCCCCGGAAAGCTAGGGTTGATAGGGAATTGATTGGGTATAGGAGGAGCAAGTTAGATGATGAAATGGGGCAAGTAACAAGAGCTTATGTCGAGGATGCTTGTGAAGATTTTAAGGGTGGAGATCGTGTAGAGCAAGGTGTGGATGAAGAAGATGGTTTGTCATCAGATATTGGTTCTGATGTAGATTCTGCAAATGaggatgatgattttgatgattgtGTGTCAAATGAAAAGGAAATCTCTTGA